One genomic window of Manihot esculenta cultivar AM560-2 chromosome 16, M.esculenta_v8, whole genome shotgun sequence includes the following:
- the LOC110603016 gene encoding uncharacterized protein LOC110603016 isoform X2: MGTVDEVVEIDSLEKGLLTESRGGVASDESQCNDETVLYAASFEEMEEKFVKYQTAQWVMYSLMLMLAWGIGIFMLLYLPVRRYILRKDIRSRKLYLTPHAIVYEVTKPVSFPCFGVLKREKHVLLSSVADVIIEQGYLQSLFGVYSLRIENAGVRRSPSDDVQIQGIGNPNAFKKAVLTRLSNMRSELGSKHTIEDILRIGHSSSSLMSPLKSLKHNLPPHSGSLMLLQKLEDVENSVKRVQILIEEQHS; the protein is encoded by the exons ATGGGAACCGTAGATGAAGTTGTGGAGATTGATAGTTTAGAAAAGGGTTTACTGACGGAATCGCGTGGTGGTGTCGCTAGCGACGAAAGTCAATGTAACGATGAGACGGTGCTTTATGCGGCGTCGTTTGAAGAGATGGAAGAGAAATTTGTTAAGTATCAAACTGCTCAATGGGTTATGTACTCGTTGATGCTAATGTTGGCTTGGGGAATTGGAATATTCATGCTTCTGTATTTGCCCGTTCGGAGATATATCTTGCGGAAAGATATACGGTCCAGAAAGCTCTATCTCACTCCTCATGCCATTGTATATGAA GTTACAAAACCAGTATCATTTCCATGTTTTGGGGTGTTAAAGAGAGAGAAGCATGTTTTATTATCTTCAGTTGCAGACGTCATAATTGAGCAAG GATATTTGCAGTCTCTTTTTGGTGTCTACTCTTTGAGAATTGAGAATGCTGGTGTGAGAAGGTCGCCAAGTGATGATGTTCAAATTCAAGGAATTGGAAATCCAAATGCTTTCAAGAAG GCTGTCTTGACACGGCTATCCAACATGAGAAGTGAGCTTGGGTCTAAACACACAATTGAAGACATTTTGAGGATAGGTCACTCATCATCATCTTTG ATGTCTCCATTAAAATCTCTCAAGCATAATTTGCCTCCTCATTCAGGGAGCCTGATGCTACTACAGAAACTAGAGGACGTTGAAAATTCTGTGAAG AGAGTTCAAATTTTAATCGAGGAGCAACACTCTTAA
- the LOC110603016 gene encoding uncharacterized protein LOC110603016 isoform X1, whose translation MGTVDEVVEIDSLEKGLLTESRGGVASDESQCNDETVLYAASFEEMEEKFVKYQTAQWVMYSLMLMLAWGIGIFMLLYLPVRRYILRKDIRSRKLYLTPHAIVYEVTKPVSFPCFGVLKREKHVLLSSVADVIIEQGYLQSLFGVYSLRIENAGVRRSPSDDVQIQGIGNPNAFKKAVLTRLSNMRSELGSKHTIEDILRIGHSSSSLVWQMSPLKSLKHNLPPHSGSLMLLQKLEDVENSVKRVQILIEEQHS comes from the exons ATGGGAACCGTAGATGAAGTTGTGGAGATTGATAGTTTAGAAAAGGGTTTACTGACGGAATCGCGTGGTGGTGTCGCTAGCGACGAAAGTCAATGTAACGATGAGACGGTGCTTTATGCGGCGTCGTTTGAAGAGATGGAAGAGAAATTTGTTAAGTATCAAACTGCTCAATGGGTTATGTACTCGTTGATGCTAATGTTGGCTTGGGGAATTGGAATATTCATGCTTCTGTATTTGCCCGTTCGGAGATATATCTTGCGGAAAGATATACGGTCCAGAAAGCTCTATCTCACTCCTCATGCCATTGTATATGAA GTTACAAAACCAGTATCATTTCCATGTTTTGGGGTGTTAAAGAGAGAGAAGCATGTTTTATTATCTTCAGTTGCAGACGTCATAATTGAGCAAG GATATTTGCAGTCTCTTTTTGGTGTCTACTCTTTGAGAATTGAGAATGCTGGTGTGAGAAGGTCGCCAAGTGATGATGTTCAAATTCAAGGAATTGGAAATCCAAATGCTTTCAAGAAG GCTGTCTTGACACGGCTATCCAACATGAGAAGTGAGCTTGGGTCTAAACACACAATTGAAGACATTTTGAGGATAGGTCACTCATCATCATCTTTGGTATGGCAG ATGTCTCCATTAAAATCTCTCAAGCATAATTTGCCTCCTCATTCAGGGAGCCTGATGCTACTACAGAAACTAGAGGACGTTGAAAATTCTGTGAAG AGAGTTCAAATTTTAATCGAGGAGCAACACTCTTAA